The Fluviispira sanaruensis sequence TGCGAGCCTGGCAAAATATCAAGTAGTTGATCGATTTAATTCCACCGCGAATTTAAATTCAAATTGGCTGCAAGGTTCCGCTACAGTTGCAACCAAAAATGGCGGACCATTGACTTATTATATGTATTCAAGAACTTCGAGTAATGCGATATTCAAAAATCTAAGCACTGCTGTGCCAAATTTGAAAATATTTAATTTTGATGGAGGAAACTGTAGACCTTATTGGTATAGAGTCACGACAAGCGCCAAAACGTATGGATTGGATTCAACTTGGATTGGAAACAATTTTAGTGGCTTAGGAGCTGGAGCGACAACTTATCCAGGTGCAACCACAGATCCAACTTTAACGTATTACTATTCATATCCGACAACGAATGGAGCAAATCTATGTACAGATGTATCTGTATCGGCTGGAATTCCTTTTGTTTTTTGCTACAACTTCTTGTATAATACAGCCACAAGATTTAAAGTTACACAAACAAGTGGTGTATTTACAGAATATTAATACTTATGAAAGAATCTATTATGAAAATTTTTATCGATTCTGCTGACATTAAGGAAATTAAAACAGTTGCTGAACTTGGCGTATGTGATGGCGTAACAACAAATCCAACTCTCATTGCAAAATCAGGACAAGATTTTAAAACTGTATTAAGCGAAATTATAAACATAATTCCCGGACCAATTTCAGCGGAAGTTATTTCATTAGATTCTAAAGGTATGATAAAGGAAGCAGAAGAACTTGTAAAACTTGCGAATAGTATCGTTATTAAACTTCCTTTGACTGAGGAAGGACTTAAAGCATGTAAATATCTTAATGGCAAAGGTATAAAAACCAACGTTACTTTATGTTTCAGTGTAGGTCAGGCATTGCTTGCTGCAAAAGCAGGAGCAACTTATGTTTCTCCTTTTATAGGTAGACTTGATGATATTGGCGAAGATGGAGTCAATCTTATTAAAGAAATAAAAGCATTATACTCCGCGAACAAAGTAGAAACAAAAATACTTGCAGCAAGCATTCGCAGTCCTAGGCATGTGACAGATTCATTTATTTCTGGGGCGGATGTGGTGACATTGCCATTTAAAATATTGCTTCAACTCTATACACATCCGTTAACTGAAAAGGGTCTCAACCAATTTATTGAAGACTGGAAAAACTCAGGCCAAAGAAGCATACTTGCAGAAAAAATTTAAATTTATTAGAAGTTAGAAAATGAGCATATTTATTTGTACAAGTAATCAGGGGAAATTAAAAGAGTTTTCTAATTTATTAAATAATAATGAAGACATAATTGGACTTGTAGAGCTTAAAAAAGTCGAAAACATACAGCAAATCGAAGCTATTGAAAATTCCGATTATTTTCTATCGAATGCTCTCATTAAAATTTTATCAGCGTTAAAATATATAATAGATAATAAAGAAATTTCAGAGTTTAAAGCAATTCATAAAATATTAGTGGATGATTCTGGTCTTTGTGTGCCTGAGTTAAACTATTTACCTGGCGTGCACTCTGCAACCTATGCAGGTGAACCAAAAAATGATGAAAATAATCGAAATAAATTAATAAAAGAATTGAATGAACTTGAAAAATATTTCATTTTTAAAAATGAAAAGCGTTTGCAAGCTTTTTTTGTTTGTTTTTTAATAGAACTCGACTTAACTGAAATTCATGATCTTAAAGAAACTATTAAAATTATAGATGCAAAAAGTCTTGTAATTAAAAGTGTGATCGAGTTTGAAAGAAACTGTTTAGAAAAAGTTAATCTAAATATTGATGGAGGCAGTTTTTCACAATCTATGCCTATTTCTTCATTGTTAAAAGGATTTAATAAAGAGATACATATAAAAGTGCATTATGGATTTTGCTCTGGCGAGATATCAAATTTAGAGCAAAATAAAATATTAGGCACAGGGCATGGATATGATCATATGTTTTATTCTTTGAGCAATAGAGATCTTTCTTTTGCAAGTATTCCGTTAGAGGAAAAAAATAAAAAAAGCCATCGAGCTTTTGCTTTAAATGCTATGTTAAAGTCGTTGAAAAAATAAGATAATCTTAAGCCGTAACAATATCATTTTTATAAGACGCAACAACTTCAATAATTTTATCGATATCTTGTTCCTCTACTTTTGATTCTACAAGTGCTTCTTTCAAAAGAGTTGCTACTTCCATAAAATCTTTTAAAGGTATTTTTAAATTTGCATGGGCGCTCTTTAAAAGCTTTGTTTCGTACATGACTGGACCACCTAAGGAAGTGGTTAAGAATTTTGTCTGATGCTCAATCAAACGAGCTAAATCTACATTTTCAAAATAATGTATAAGGTTTTCAGACTCCATTATTTTTTTATAAAATAAACTAACTACGACATGTAGCGTTTTATAGCCACCATATTTATCATAAATTGATATATTCATGAGTATTTTCCTTTTTTAATGAAGAACTTCAACAGCAATTGCAGAAATATCATCTTCTAAAACATTTGAATCAAACTCAGATAATATAGTTTCTTTAACTTGTTTCATAATATCTTCTATAGGTAAATCTTGAGAAAAAGATTTCTTTAAAGTTTCTTTTAGTCTTTTAATACCATACTCTTCTCCATTCGATAGACCTTCTATTAATCCGTCAGTATATGCAAATACAATATCACCTATTTCAATATCTAAATTTTGTGCAGAAATATTTAAATTTTCTGAATAACCTAATTTACTTCCTAAGTTTCCAATTAGTTTTATATCAACTTGCCCTGTTTGAGTTAATTTACTTCTTTTTAATAGTATAGGAGGATTATGTGCAGCAGAATATGAAGTAATATTCATGCTTTTATGCGATACAACAAGAGCTAACATAGTCATAACCAGTTTTTGATTACTAAGTTTAAAAATAATTTTATTAAAATCATTTAATAAATGAGTGGGCTCTTCTGGTTTTCCAGTTTCATGAATTATTTTTAATAAATATTTTTCAAATATGCCCGTCACAACACCAGCAAGTAAAGCAGAGCCTATTCCATGGCCTGTGATATCACCAATATAAATATGAGCTTCTTCGTCATTAACATAATAGTTATACCAATCTCCTCCGATAGAAACTGCTGATTGATAAAAAGAGGAAATGTTAAATTTTTTCATTTGCAAATTTGGACGTGGGAGAAGTGATTTTTGAATGCTGCTTGCCATTTCAAGACTATCTTTTAATTGCTTTTCTTTTAATAGATTATAGTCATTAACCATTTTTGAATATGAATTCATGATATATTCATTTTCTTTTAATTTCATATTATTAAAACCATAAATAATGCTTAGATTATCATCTATATTATTTATCTGAAATTCAAATGGGACATTTTTTATTTTCTTAAAGGAGCAGGCATATTCGAATTTTTTTTCAGTTAATGATAGGATTGATTTAATATCAAAATTTAAGAAGACATTGAGTAAATTATCATTTAAGCTCTTAAAAATTTCATCGAAATGAGTGTTTTTATGAATTATATCAAGATTATTTGTATTAAAAATAGCAATTGGTATTTTGATTGATTCAATTAAATCTGCTGTTATTATTTTCATAAACTCCCAGTAAATTAATGTAATAAAAGGCTAATTATTTAATTGTATCATTCTAGGAATATTTATATAGTATGCATGCCAATATTTTATCATTAAATTTAGAAAATTTTAAGAGGAGAAGAGTGAACTAGGTAATTTATTCATCCTCAAATTGAGTGATTCTTGGTCCCCAAGAAGCTTGTTTAGATTCATAAATTGGGATGTTTAATGACTTTTGATAGGAACCATCTTTTGACATGTAGAAAAGTTTATGGATACCTAAACGTGTTCCTTTGGATGATCTGTCCGATTGGAATAAAATAAATCGTCCATCAGGAGAAAAAGAGGGTTTTTCATTATCACCTTGGCTCAATGTGAGTCTTTCAATACCAGAACCGTTAGAGCCAATTTTAAATAAATCCCAAAGATTAATATCTCTGTCATAGCTGGCAAAAACAATTGATTTGCTATCTGGACTCCAACATGCACTGGCATTGTACCAACCAGCGTAGGTTAGGCGTGTAGTGTTTCCACTTGAAAGATCTTTAACAAAGATCATTGGTTTACCATATTTTGTACTTGTGTATGCGATTGATTTCCCATTTGGCGAAAATGCTGGTTCAACTTCAATTGCACTCGTTGAAATAAATGGTTTTTTATTGCCACCAAATTTATTGGTTGTAAAAATATGTGTTGATCCATCCATTGTACTTGCAGAAAACGCAATTAAATTCCCATCAGGTGACCAGTTTGCGCCAGAGCTATTGCCAGAGCCAGAAATTGCTCGTGTTTCTTGTTTAGTTAATAAGTTATAAATATAAATATCGGGCTTTCCTGATTTAAAAGAAGTGTATATAATTTTTGTTCCATCTCTAGACCAATTTGGGCTGATATGCACAGCTTTATCTTCAGTAATTTGTTTTAAATTACCACCGTCAAAATCAGCAATAAATATTTGTCCATTTGAATTTTGATCTTTTTTTCCAACAAAAACAATTTGTGACATAAAAGGACCGGGTGTTCCTGTCAGAGCTGCAACTGAAACATCAGCGAATCTTCTTAAGGCAAGATCGGTCGATTTAGCGCTTAAATTACTATAGGACTTTCCAATAAGTTGTGCTTGTAGTTTAATATCATATAAGCGTAATTCCAAATTATATCTACTCGGATTTTTTGCTTTAGTAAATTTACCTAAGATAACAAATTCAGCTTTTAAAGCTTTCCATTGAGAAATTTGAAATGGTTGAAGAGCAACGCTTTGTGTGGTTTGCATAGAATCTTGTGGGATAAATTCAAACCAATTAGTGAAGTTAAAGATGGAAGTTAATCTTTTGGAATATTCATTGAGTTCATTATTATTAATAGGAATTGATTTGTCAGTAATGGCAAATAAAGGAATGGCCATACGTATTTTTTTTACGCCAGGAGAACCTACATCTATTGTGTTATCGAGTTTTAATTCATCAACGGAATCATCATTTTTTGTATAATCTGTAGAATTATTCTTTAAACCTTCCAAAGAATCATCGCTCTTTGAAATTTGATTTGAATTGCTAATAAGAGACTCAGCTGCAAAAGATTTTGGAAATATATTTAATATTGTTATGAACGAAATTAAATATATATTTTTGAATTTAAGTTTCATATTGTCCCTTTATTTTATTGAACACTTTTTGCACTGTAGCTTGCTTCAAAAGTTTTTGGTGGATTGATATCTTTTGGTGGAACTTCTGGAACAGGGAAAGTGCTTTCCAAAGAATTAATGACAAGTTGATCAAATTGAGAATTGCCGCTGGATTGAACGACAGTCGGTTTTCCGATGAGATATCCATAGGGATTAATGGTAAACTTTATCCGGGTTTTCAATGTAGGAGCGAATGTTGAACCTTCAGTGGTGCTCCAGTTTAGTTTTAATTGACGAGCGATATAAGCTTTATATGAGTTGTAGCTTTTTGAACTTATTTTACCATCAATAACACCAGACGGTGCTGCCGCAAATGGGCTAGCAGGAATATCACTTGGAGTAGAAAATGGCGATTCTGGTAAATTATTTACATTTGCCTTGCTGCCCTCTTGTTTTTCTTGATCAGCATTGCGAATGCCAGCATTTTTACGTGTGTCTTCTTTTCGTGTGTCGATTTCTTTACGTTTTAAGTATTCATCCATGCTAACTTTTTGTTTATCTTGATCAGGAATAGGGCCTATAGGTTTTTTAAGATCCGTTTTTAATTTTTCATTATTATTAATAATATTTTTATTGCTCTCTTCTTTTAAAATAAGATCTTTCGATTTATCAGATATTTTAGGAGTCACTTTTTCTGTTTTCTTTTCAGCAACTGGACTTGTGTCAGGAGCAATATTTTTGGTTAGTTGAGGTAAATCTCGAATTGTTTTTGTTGCTTCTCTTTCGCCTACTTCATCATCTTTTTGTGAAATCTGTTTAGTTTGGGCGAAGTTTTCACTCATACCAAAAGTCACTTCAACAATTTCTGGTGGAGTTGACTCAAAGCTAAAGATATAAGTAAGAACAAAAAAGCTTGATATTAAAAGAAAATGAATTGAAATTGCAGCTATTAAATGCTTTCTATTGGGTGAATAAATATCTTTTATTTCATCAGGAGATAAAAATGGTATTTTTGAGTTTGAACCTAAAATATCGATTGTTGGTTGTTTGATTTTTTTTTGTAACGGTAAATCCACTGGCTTAACATATCTGGGACCAAGGTAAGATTTATTGATATAATCATCAGGAAAAGATCTTGAAAATAAAATATTCCTTTGTGTGTCATAAACAGCTTTTCCAAATTTCAGCATGTTTATTTCATCAATTTCTGGAGCACGATTTGGATGATTTAAAAGAATATTATTATTTTTCATTTTTTGTCACGTTTGTTTTCACCAACCATACCAATTCTTTCTACCCCTGCTTTTTGTGCAGCAGTCATAGCAAACATGACTTTCCCGTAAGGGACACCATCATCTGCTCGAATAAAAAGGGAAGGGTGTTCATCATTTTTTACAGATGTTTGAATTTGGGTAATAAGATTGGCTTCTTTTACAATGTTTTTCCCGATAAAATATTCACCTTTTTTATTTATAGAAATAACAAGAGATTCGCCAGAAAGAGTAAGAGATTTTGCTTGGGTTTTTGGTAGTTGAACATTGATTCCAGAAATAGCAAATGGTGCTGTAACCATAAAAATAATTAATAATACAAGACAGACATCCACAAATGGTGTCATATTTATTTCTGAAATAAAATTTGATTTTCGACTGCCTTCTCCAACGTCATTCCCGCTATCAAGATTAAATGACATGAATTATTCCTTTAAGTATTATCTTGGTCAGGTTTTATTGTGTAGTGTCTTTCCAGAATATTAATAAAATCAGAAGAAAATCCATCTAGTAAAACAAGATGCTTTTTTATTCGATTGATTAATATATTATAAAAAATAACTGCTGGAATAGCGACAAAAAGCCCAAGTGCAGTTGCAATCAGAGCTTCTGAAATACCAGGAGCAACGGCTGCAAGACTGGAAGCACCGCTCGATCCTATATCGTGAAATGCACGTATAATGCCTACAACTGTTCCGAATAGTCCGATAAAAGGACCTGCAGATGCGCACACAGCTAAAATACTTAAGTTGCTGCCAAGATTTGCTTCTTCTATCATTTTTTGCCGAGAAAGAGTTCTTTTAACTGTGTCAAATATGACAGAACCAGTCGAACCTCTTTTTTCTCTTGTTTGCAAAACACGAATCATTTCATTGAATCCTGAACGGAAAACCTCGCGTGCAGGGCTATAATCCATATCTTTTACACGCAAATTTAATTCAGAGAGACTTTTGGCTTCCCAAAAATTAGTGAGAAATTTTTCTGAAAGACCATGCATTTCTTTCAGGCGAAGCATTTTGCTAATAATGACAACCCAAGCCCATATGCTCATTATTCCAAGTAAAATTGTAATTGCTATGCCAATGGGGCCGCCATGGAGTATAATTGAAAACCAATCAATTTTTGTCGATTGCGCTACTGTTTCCATTAATAACACCTTCCAGAAGTTATATTTCCGATTTTTGGATTATCATTTCTTTTTGTATTGCATAATTTAAAATTATCCGGGCAATTTCTTCTTGAGTCGATTTTGTCGAATCGAGAGTGATTGCATCTATTGCGGGCTTTAAAGGTGCAATTTTTCGATTTGTATCACGAATATCTCTTTCATTAATTTCTTTTATAAGCTCTTTGATATTTGTTTTCATTCCATTTGAATGTAATTCTTTGAGTCTTCTTTCTGCTCTTTCTTCTGGAGAAGCTGTTAAAAATATTTTGAGAGGAGCATCGGGGAACACAACTGTTCCCATATCTCTACCGTCAACGACGGCTCCATTATTATTTAAAACTACTTTTCTTTGAATAGGTAATAATCTTTTACGAACAGAATCTTCTTGAGCCAATACACTTGCGAGTTCCGAAACAAATGGGGCTTTAATTTCTTGAGTAACTTCTCTTTCCCCAAGAAAAACTTTTCCTGATAAAGATTCTTGACGATATCTTTCATTAATAAATGAGGTAAAGCGTTCAATGCTTCCAAGATCTTTTTCTTTTAGATTTGCTTCATGAAATAATAAAGCTAGAGAACGATAAATTGCACCTGTAGTAACGTATATCCAACCAAGTTTTGTAGCAACTATCTTAGCAACAGTGCTTTTACCTGAGCCTGCTGGGCCGTCAATTGTAATAACTTTTAATTTTTGTGCCAATTCATGATCTGGATGCATGCGATTCCTTTTAATTGAGACCCATTGAGGATTCTACATCTTCCCAAGATTCGTCCCATGCTGCAACTGGTGCTTTATCAACACGGAATGGAGATATTGCGGGCATATTTTGGACGTTGCCAATTTTAAAGTATTTTTTGATTCTATCTTGTTTAAGTTCATCCTTGGTCATTTTCGAAAGACTCACTAAGTTTTTTTCGACGGCGTCGCCGATAGAATCAATTGCTTCTTTGGTTTTCCAGTGGGCACCACCCAACGGTTCTTTAATAATTTCATCGATTACCTTATTTTTAAGAGCAACTTCTGCTGTTAAACCAAGAATGTTTGCAGCTCTATCTGCTTGAGTTCCATCTTTCCATAAGATTGATGAACAGCCTTCAGGCGATATTACGCTATAAATGGAATACTCCATCATAAGAATTCTGTTTGCAACACCAATAGCAAGAGCGCCTCCACTCTGGCCTTCACCTACAACAACGGAAATGATTGGTACAGATAAGCGACTCATAACCATAATATTTTTGGCGATAGCTTCGTTTTGGCCGCGCTCTTCTGCTTCAAGGCCAGGATAAGCACCGGGTGTATCAATAAAAGTGACTATTGGCAGGCCAAAGCGTTCAGCTAATGCCATTACGCGTAAAGCTTTTCTATAGCCTTCGGGTTTAGGCATACCAAAATTTCTTTTCATATTTTCTTTGGTGCCTCGCCCTTTTTGAGTTCCTACAACAACAACTCTCCTATTTCTAAATTGAGCAATTCCTGTCACAATAGCTTGGTCATCCATAAAATTTCTATCACCATGTAATTCTATGAAATCTGTGCAGAGTTGGTTGATAATATCTAGAGTATAAGGGCGGTTTGGATGTCTTGAAAGTTGTGTAATTTGAAAAGAATTTAAATTTGTATAAATTTCTTTAGCAAGAAGTTCGAATTTATTTTCAAGTATAGAAATTTCTTCGTTTAATCCCCTAGTGTCCTGCTGTCTATCTGGGATGAGTGCCGACTGTTCAGCAGCGAGACGGAGCTCGGATATTCGTTTTGAAAGTTCATGCAAGGGTTTTTCAAGCTGCAGAATGTCCATAATGTTTTAATCCTCTATAAGTGCTGTTATGTCATAATGTGTACAGCTCAAAAAAAAATTCGAGCATTGTTAATGTAGGTAGCAAAATTGTACGTCTTGGTCAAAATATAAGAGGTTATTTGAGATGAACCAACAAGAATCTTTCAAACAAATTGATGAGTTCAAAAGAGGTATGCAAGATCTTATTGTGGACACAACGAGCGTCAGTTTTGTAGATGGTGTAAATGGCAGATTGTATTATCGGGGCATAAATATCGCGGAATTAGCAGCACATGCAACATTCGAGGAAACAGCTTGGTTACTTCTTTCGGGAAAATTACCTACAAAAAGCAAATTAGAGGGGTTTCAATGGGGTCTTCGAAATATGTCAAGAACTCAAGAAAAAGTATTAAGAATAATTGAAGAAATGCCCCAGCTTTCTCCTCCTTTATTGGTTTTACAAACAGGCTTAGCGGCACTTGCGTGTATCGATAGAAGTGAAGATTACTTAGAGGAAGAGAATTATATTGAAAAAGTTATGAGAATAATAGCACAAAGTCCGGTTGTGTTATCAGCTGCGTATAGACATTATTTGGGTGTTCCTTTATTGGAGCCGAGATCAGATTTGAGTTTTGTTGAAAATTTTATATATATGTTATTTGGAAAAATTCCAACAAAAAACCAAACACGCTGTATGGAAATAGCATTGATTATTCAAATGGATCATGGCTTTAATTCTTCTACTTTTACAGCAAGGTCAGTTGCATCTACACTCACAAATTTTTATTCAGCTACAAGTGCTGCGGTCGGAGCGTTGAGTGGTTCTTTGCATGGCGGAGCAAGTGAATTAGTTGTAGAAATGTTAAATAATGCAAAAAATAGTAATGATATAGAAAAATATACAAGAGATCTTTTAAAGTCAGGTTCTAAAATCATGGGTATGGGGCATAGAGTGTATAAAACTATAGATCCTCGTGCAATTATATTTCGTGATTTATTATCACAATTGACTAATAAAGACGAGAAAGACAGCGATTTAAAATTACTAACACGAATAGAACTAGAAGCAAGAAAGTATTTTGAAGAGAAAATGATGCCAGTTTTTGCAAATGTAGATTTTTGGAGTGGGGCTGTGTATAAAAAATTAGGTATTCATCCTATCTTATATCCATCATTATTTGCCGCAGCAAGAATGGTTGGTTGGTGTGCCCATATTTTGGAGTTAAGGCAAAATAATAAACTTTATCGTCCTTCTTCTAAATATGTTGGAGAAATTAATGTTCCATATATTCCTCTCGATCAGAGAAGTTATTAATGAAATTAAGGAATTATTAGATGTATTTTCTATATGAGGTTACGCAAAAAATTATTTATTTTGTTTTAAATTTGTTAGCAAAATATATTCATAGCAGAAAATTTAAAAAGTTTTGTGAGGCTAGAACCTCTCAGTATTTTATAAATAAAATAAAAGATACAGAAAATAATTATTTAGAAATTAAAGAAAATAATTCAAAATATTTTCCTGTGTATTGGTTTCATGTCGCAAGCGCTGGAGAAATGGAACAGGCAATACCAGTCGCAAGAAAACTTAATGAAAAAATGAACGCTCGTTTTTTATTAACATACTTTTCGCCAAGTGCAGAGCCTTTTATAAAGAATTTTCCTGCACTAATTTCAGCCTTTTCTTTGCCAATTGACTCAAGAAAAAACTATAAATTGATATTTAGCTCTCTGCCAATATCGAAAATATTTTTTGTCAGATACGATATTTGGCCTGCTCTTTTGCATGAGAGTAAAAATTTAAACATTGAGATTAACTTGCTGTCTGCTTCTGCAATAAAAACTAAAAATGGTATATTAGGGAAAATAAGTAATATTTGGAACATAAAATTTTATAAAAATTTTTCGAATATTTTTGCAGTAACGAAAGAAGACGTAGAATATTTTACGCAGTTTTTACCATTAGAGCGAGTTCATTATTCTGGAGATGCAAAATGGTCGCGTGCTTTTGAAAGAGCAAATAATTGTATCAAGCGGAAAATAGAAAAGGATTTTTCAATATTTTATTCTTACTGTATGGCGCAAAGGGAGGTTTTAAATAAAAAAAATATAGTCTTCGGCTCTCCACATAAAGAAGAAGATAAAATAGCTTTAGATTGCGGGATAATTAAGGATAAAGTGTTTTTAATATATGTTCCTCATGATGTAACAGAAGAATCATGTAAAAAAATTATCGATAATTTTAGATTGATGGGTACGAATAGTATTCTATATAGTGAACTTATATCAATTATAAATAATACAATCAAAAATGATGATTCTTTTATTCTTGAAAATTTATATGAATTAAAGAATCATGACATAAAAAGACAATCTTTGTTTAATAGTAACAATAAAGATTATAACATTCCAGCTCATATTCTTTCAGGATATGAGGTTGTAATATTTGATAAAATTGGATATTTAGCTGAAATTTATGAAATATCAGATATTGCTATCATTGGTGGAGGATTCGATGGTCAAATTCACAACGTCTTAGAAGCTGCCGCTCATGGAGTTCCTGTTCTTATTGGGAATCTATTTGTGCGTGCAAGCGAAGCAAAAGAACTTGTTAACAGAGGTGGAGCTATTTCTTTTCAAAATACAAATGAGTTGTTTCAATTTTTGATTCAGTGGGTTAGTTTGGAAGAGCAGGGAACCGACTCACCCCACCCAACTCGAATTTTGGCTCAATCAAAGTCGAAATCGTTGGAACTTTTTAGAAGTATTCCCGATACAAGTGAAATTGTCTTGCAAGCTCTGTTTAACGAGCCATAAATAACTGTGTCTAGGTGATTCCACTTGTGTTTGGATTTTTGAACCTTTTTAAAAAAGAATATGAGTCATGGTCGCTAAGCAATTGGTTATTAATAGCACTTCGTATGAGACACGCGTTGCTCTTATCGAAGGTGGTCAGGTATCTGAATATTATATTGAACGAAGTCGAGATAGGGGTATAGTTGGTGGAATTTATAAAGGAAAAGTAATTCGTGTTTTGCCAGGAATGCAAAGTTGTTTTGTTGATATTGGTTTAGAACGCGCAGCTTTCCTTTACGGTGGTGATATCAAATCTGAAGACTCTCAAGAGCTTCCTGAGGGATTTGATGAAGAGGGCAAGCCTATTCACCATCATCAGCCCGATGAAGATGAAAATGTGGAAACAAGCGCCCCAAAAAATTTTCAAAAGCAATATAGAATAACGGACCTCGTAAAAGAAGGGCAAGAAATTATTGTTCAAGTTGCAAAAGATGCAATTGGCACAAAAGGAGCTAGGGTAACAACTTACTTAAGTTTACCTGGTCGTTATGTTGTTTTAATGCCTAGTATTAATCATATCG is a genomic window containing:
- a CDS encoding acetyl-CoA carboxylase carboxyltransferase subunit alpha → MDILQLEKPLHELSKRISELRLAAEQSALIPDRQQDTRGLNEEISILENKFELLAKEIYTNLNSFQITQLSRHPNRPYTLDIINQLCTDFIELHGDRNFMDDQAIVTGIAQFRNRRVVVVGTQKGRGTKENMKRNFGMPKPEGYRKALRVMALAERFGLPIVTFIDTPGAYPGLEAEERGQNEAIAKNIMVMSRLSVPIISVVVGEGQSGGALAIGVANRILMMEYSIYSVISPEGCSSILWKDGTQADRAANILGLTAEVALKNKVIDEIIKEPLGGAHWKTKEAIDSIGDAVEKNLVSLSKMTKDELKQDRIKKYFKIGNVQNMPAISPFRVDKAPVAAWDESWEDVESSMGLN
- a CDS encoding citrate/2-methylcitrate synthase, with product MNQQESFKQIDEFKRGMQDLIVDTTSVSFVDGVNGRLYYRGINIAELAAHATFEETAWLLLSGKLPTKSKLEGFQWGLRNMSRTQEKVLRIIEEMPQLSPPLLVLQTGLAALACIDRSEDYLEEENYIEKVMRIIAQSPVVLSAAYRHYLGVPLLEPRSDLSFVENFIYMLFGKIPTKNQTRCMEIALIIQMDHGFNSSTFTARSVASTLTNFYSATSAAVGALSGSLHGGASELVVEMLNNAKNSNDIEKYTRDLLKSGSKIMGMGHRVYKTIDPRAIIFRDLLSQLTNKDEKDSDLKLLTRIELEARKYFEEKMMPVFANVDFWSGAVYKKLGIHPILYPSLFAAARMVGWCAHILELRQNNKLYRPSSKYVGEINVPYIPLDQRSY
- a CDS encoding 3-deoxy-D-manno-octulosonic acid transferase, coding for MYFLYEVTQKIIYFVLNLLAKYIHSRKFKKFCEARTSQYFINKIKDTENNYLEIKENNSKYFPVYWFHVASAGEMEQAIPVARKLNEKMNARFLLTYFSPSAEPFIKNFPALISAFSLPIDSRKNYKLIFSSLPISKIFFVRYDIWPALLHESKNLNIEINLLSASAIKTKNGILGKISNIWNIKFYKNFSNIFAVTKEDVEYFTQFLPLERVHYSGDAKWSRAFERANNCIKRKIEKDFSIFYSYCMAQREVLNKKNIVFGSPHKEEDKIALDCGIIKDKVFLIYVPHDVTEESCKKIIDNFRLMGTNSILYSELISIINNTIKNDDSFILENLYELKNHDIKRQSLFNSNNKDYNIPAHILSGYEVVIFDKIGYLAEIYEISDIAIIGGGFDGQIHNVLEAAAHGVPVLIGNLFVRASEAKELVNRGGAISFQNTNELFQFLIQWVSLEEQGTDSPHPTRILAQSKSKSLELFRSIPDTSEIVLQALFNEP